A genomic window from Brassica oleracea var. oleracea cultivar TO1000 chromosome C8, BOL, whole genome shotgun sequence includes:
- the LOC106309068 gene encoding uncharacterized protein LOC106309068, with protein MFKDKPWIVLGDFNETLNLEEYSGPTTSTISTGMREFQDVCRHCSLIDMKAHGPHLTWSNKRKDDLIRKKLDRTLVNDVWTTKFPTTYCVFEAGGCSDHLRCRIQIQPAPLKPKRPFKFTNVVAEAPGFLPLMKSFWSNTIPLHNSTSALFRLSKKLKELKPALRQLSKETVGDITKRTREAFDKLCLYQTKAMVNPTPDTLDDEARAHDKWQLLSSIEEKVLSQKEKMHWLNVGDGNNTSFHNSVKIRAVKNSIREIQKEDGSIVTTQEEIKAEAVNYFQGFLAKQVVDHKGMEVDEMKTLLNFQCEEADRELLIHDVPAIEIKLVLFAMANNKSPGPDGFTSNRLKLILPKFISPNQSAFVKDRLLMENVLLASELVKSYHKNSVSARCALKIDISKAFDTVQWPFLLSALTALGFPSEYIVWIEKCISLASFSVQVNGELAGYFNSKRGLRQGCALSPYLFVICMEVLSKMLDKAAAQRKFGYHPYCQDLKLTHLSFADDLLIFSDSRRSSVDGILEIFKSFAEASGLHISMEKSTLYLAGLNDTDKQEILSHYTFSNGDLPVRYLGLPLLTKQMTAQDYGPLIDKSSLWVRWINRYLIRKNSFLSVKDSSSLGSWMWKKILKYRAMAMRFMKVEVNNGASTSFWFDQWSPRGRLIDTTNGRGMINMGIKLNDTVEKTINSHRSRRHREEIFNTIEEEILTLRLRGLNHNEDVCLWKAGDNIYKADFSSKATWNLIRVEQAKVDWYEGIWFPCNTPRYSFMAWIAVQNRLPTGDRILTWNMPTWNSTRLFLLRYVFQATLSTIWKERNGRRHGEISNNPATLIKNVDKAVRNRISSLRSMGIRKHNKAMETWFSFR; from the exons ATGTTTAAAGACAAGCCATGGATTGTGCTTGGTGATTTCAATGAGACTTTAAACTTGGAGGAATATTCGGGGCCAACTACTTCGACAATTTCTACAGGTATGCGGGAGTTCCAAGATGTATGTCGCCACTGTTCTCTCATTGACATGAAAGCGCATGGCCCTCACTTAACTTGGAGCAATAAACGAAAGGATGATCTGATTCGAAAGAAGCTGGATCGTACATTAGTGAATGACGTGTGGACCACAAAATTCCCAACCACTTATTGTGTCTTTGAGGCAGGCGGGTGCTCTGATCACCTACGCTGTAGGATTCAGATCCAACCAGCCCCTTTAAAACCAAAGCGACCTTTCAAGTTCACCAACGTGGTGGCAGAGGCCCCAGGTTTCCTCCCTCTGATGAAAAGCTTCTGGAGCAATACCATACCTCTACATAACTCGACGTCTGCTTTATTTAGGCTATCGAAGAAGCTCAAGGAACTGAAACCTGCTCTCCGACAACTAAGTAAGGAAACTGTAGGTGACATTACAAAGAGAACTAGAGAGGCTTTTGACAAACTTTGTCTCTATCAGACAAAAGCGATGGTAAACCCCACTCCTGATACGTTGGATGATGAAGCTCGAGCTCATGATAAATGGCAGCTTCTTTCGTCCATTGAAGAAAAGGTCCTCAGCCAAAAGGAAAAGATGCACTGGCTAAATGTTGGAGATGGTAACAATACGAGTTTTCATAACTCAGTGAAGATCAGAGCAGTAAAAAACTCTATTAGAGAGATTCAGAAGGAGGATGGTTCAATTGTTACAACTCAGGAAGAGATAAAGGCTGAGGCAGTTAATTACTTCCAGGGGTTTCTGGCAAAACAGGTCGTGGATCATAAGGGAATGGAGGTTGATGAGATGAAAACGCTACTGAATTTTCAATGTGAAGAGGCAGATAGAGAGCTTCTAATACATGATGTTCCTGCCATTGAGATTAAACTTGTTTTATTCGCTATGGCAAACAACAAATCTCCAGGACCAGATGGTTTTACAT CTAACCGTTTGAAGCTCATTCTTCCAAAGTTTATTTCTCCTAATCAATCTGCCTTTGTGAAAGATAGATTGCTGATGGAGAACGTCCTCTTGGCATCAGAACTAGTCAAAAGCTATCATAAGAACTCAGTCTCAGCAAGATGTGCGCTTAAGATCGACATCTCTAAAGCATTTGACACCGTTCAATGGCCTTTCTTGCTCTCTGCTCTTACGGCTCTCGGGTTCCCGAGTGAATATATTGTCTGGATTGAGAAATGTATCTCACTTGCCTCTTTCTCAGTCCAAGTCAATGGTGAACTAGCTGGGTACTTTAACAGTAAAAGGGGTCTTCGACAAGGATGTGCTCTGTCTCCTTATCTATTTGTCATATGTATGGAGGTACTCTCAAAAATGTTAGACAAAGCAGCGGCTCAGAGGAAGTTTGGATACCATCCTTACTGCCAAGATCTCAAGCTAACACACTTAAGCTTTGCTGATGATTTGCTCATATTCTCAGATAGTAGGAGAAGTTCAGTAGACGGCATCCTTGAGATTTTTAAAAGCTTTGCAGAGGCTTCAGGGTTGCATATCAGTATGGAAAAGTCTACTCTCTATCTGGCCGGATTAAATGACACAGACAAGCAAGAAATTCTCAGCCACTACACTTTCTCCAATGGTGATCTCCCGGTCCGGTACCTTGGATTGCCTTTGCTGACAAAGCAAATGACTGCTCAAGATTATGGCCCACTCATAGA TAAATCATCACTGTGGGTACGGTGGATCAACAGATACTTAATACGGAAAAATTCTTTTTTGTCAGTCAAAGACAGTAGCTCTTTGGGATCATGGATGTGGAAGAAAATCTTGAAATACAGAGCCATGGCGATGCGTTTCATGAAGGTGGAAGTCAATAATGGAGCATCGACATCCTTCTGGTTTGATCAATGGTCCCCTCGTGGCAGATTGATTGACACAACAAATGGAAGAGGCATGATAAATATGGGCATTAAGCTTAATGATACAGTGGAAAAGACTATCAACTCTCACCGCAGTAGGAGACATCGAGAGGAAATTTTCAACACGATAGAAGAGGAGATATTGACACTGCGTCTGCGAGGTCTAAATCACAATGAGGATGTCTGTCTGTGGAAAGCAGGAGATAATATTTACAAAGCAGATTTTAGTTCTAAAGCGACATGGAACCTCATCCGTGTTGAGCAAGCTAAAGTCGACTGGTACGAAGGTATCTGGTTCCCATGCAACACACCTCGATACTCCTTTATGGCTTGGATTGCGGTTCAAAATAGACTCCCCACGGGTGATAGGATCTTAACCTGGAATATGCCC ACATGGAACTCGACCCGCTTATTTCTGCTCAGGTATGTGTTCCAGGCGACACTATCAACTATTTGGAAAGAGAGGAATGGGAGAAGGCATGGAGAAATATCCAACAACCCTGCAACTTTGATCAAAAACGTGGACAAAGCTGTCCGAAACCGCATATCCAGTTTGCGTTCTATGGGAATTCGCAAGCATAACAAAGCCATGGAAACATGGTTTTCATTTAGATAA